AGAAATCTCAACGAGAACGCCGTCTGCACTTTGTACAATCTTGCCGCTGCTCTGTTCATCGGCTGTGGCGACCGCTTGGTAACTATAGCGGGCTCGCTTGCCGTTTGGCAGTACGTAATGATCGGGGAATGTCTTTTGCAACCAGGCTAACATCGACTTTCCGAAGTAATCTTCGACGATGTTGCGGTAGCGGTCTTCGTTGATGTCTCGCAAAAGGAATATGCCATCCGTGAGCTCGTTGAAGATAAGTTCCATATCTTCTTCGTTGAATTCTGGGAGCCCGTATTCTGGGTAAAGCTTTGCGGCAAGGCGCATCTTGATGAGGAGCGTATGCAAATTTTCTGTGAGGTAGCGGCCACTCCAGTTTTCTTTTTCGAGCTTGTCGCGCCAAGCTTCGGCGGTGAGCTCTTTGAGTTTTTCGAGAATTTTGGGCGATGCTTCTTGCGGGAGAATTTCTTTACGGCTTGTTTCGCGAACGTCGCCGTTGGGGCTTTCGCTTTCGTGAATCTCGACGCCGATAAAGCGTTCTTGACCGCTGCGCCATAAAAGTTCGTAACGAATGATATCGCTTTCTCCGCCGAGCAATTCTTTGGGCACGGGCGCGTAAAGGCTCACGCGAAGTTCGGATTTGCTACCGCCACCCGTGCGGAGCATGGAGAGCGCAAGCAATGCGTAAGGCGGCTCTGACACTTGCAAACGGATGGTGTTGCCGTTGCTCAATTTGTAAACGTTTCCGCTTGGAGTGGCGAGGGCATCCGGGAATGCGGCGAGAAGCTGTTGCGCGATGAAATGTGAAGACAGAGCTTCGCTCTTTTTGGGGGAGGGACGAGCGGACGTCTCCTTGAGTGTATCGCGGAAGTCGCGCAGTTGCTTTAGCGTGAACGAGACTTCTCGCGGAACGTTGATGGCTTTTGAAAGTGTATCGCTTGCAAGCGTGAGCAAGTTGAGCGTATTTTTAGATTTCTGTACAAACTCTGTGCCGGAATGAATCCAAGCCATGGCGGCGAGGAGCAAGTCGGGGAGGTCTGCGGCGCAAGTGGCTTTAGCCAAAATCAATGCGAGCGGAATGTTTGAAATTGGCGTTTGGATGGCGCGCTTGCCAAGTTCTGTGATGCGGCCGTCTTGCAGCATGCCGAATTTCTCGAGCATCGCGGTAGCGACTTTTTCGCGCGCTTCTGGAATTGCCGTAGGCAGTTTTATTTGGGATTGCTTCGCCCCTTTGGGGCTCGCAATGACGTCATCATCAATTGTCACCCTGGAGCCGTTAGGCGATAGGGCCCATGAATCTTCGAGCGCTGCTTTTTGCAATAAAAGTTCCGAGGGCTCGATTTGCAAGACTTCGGGCACGATGCCTTGTGGCATGTGCTTCTCGGCATCTTCGGTCCAGAGGCGGATGGCGCAACCGTTCTGTGTACGGCCGCTACGGCCACTGCGCTGGATGGCGTTCTGCAACGAAATCGGGAGCGTGCGGAGAACGTTCACTTTTTCACTATCATCATATTCACTGACGCGCTCAATGCCGCTATCGACAACGCCTGTGACGTTGGGGACTGTGATAGACGTTTCTGCAATGTTGGTCGTAAAGATGACGCGCGGGCGTTCCGTCTCTTCGAAAATGCGGTCTTGCGTTTCGCGGTCTTGACCGCCGTAGAGTTCAAGGAACTCGGCGATATTGTCGCCCAGAGCTTCGCTCGCGGCGGTGTGGCATTTGGCAATTTCGGCTTTACCCGGCAAGAATACAAGCGTTGTCTGCCAAACGTTATTGCGGTACAAAGTGCGCAATGCACGGACGACTTCGCTTTCGATTCCTTGGCCTGCGCTGATGTTTGTGCCTGCTGCGGGCTTCTGGTGAAGAATTTGTACGGGATAAAGCGGATGCCCGAGTTCCAAGCATTTGACGCCGAGCGCTTGTTCCATTTCTTCGCGGTTGAGCTTTGCACTCATGACGGCGATTCTTGGCGCTTTGATACTTTCACTACCTGAAGTTTGGCTTGCTGCTTGCAATTTGAGCAAGTACGCAAAGAGCAAGTCCATGTCGGCTTTGCGTTCGTGGTATTCATCGAAGATGACCCATTCCGCATTCATCTTGCCGTGCAGAAGCTCCTGCAAAAAGTTACCGTACGTTTGGAACAAGATTCTCGTAGCGCTAGATTTGCAACTGTCTTGGCGGAACTGGTAACCGACGGTCTTGCCGCAGGGCTCGTTGTGGAGTTTTGCTGAGTACTGCGCGAGGGCGAGGGCTGCGATGCGTCTCGGTTGCAACACGACAATGCGACCGCTAAAGTGATTGCTCAAGAACCACGGGATGTACAAAGACTTACCGCTACCGGTGGGCGCTTCGACGAGCAAGTTGTTCGTCTTGTTGACTGCGTCTACGAGCTTTTGTTCTTCTTCGGCAATGGCTAAATCTTTGTACGTGCGCATTGTAGATGTTCTCTTTAGGTTTCTTTAAACAACAGACCCCGGCGCATTGACCGGGGTATATAAATTAAATCTTTTCGCTTCTCTCGTCTCTAGTCTGTGAGCGAAGCGGTCTTTAGTCTGACTAAGCTTTCGGGTATCTCAGCTTTTCGCCGGTAGCTTCATCAATGTAGGGGTGCTTGCCTTCACGGAACTTCTGGTTGATGACCAGGTTCTGGAGTCTTCTGCGGATACCTGCTTCAGTTTTGCAGAAGAAGAACACGACCTTGTTTGTACCCGGAACCTGGAACACAGCGAGCTTAAACTTCTGCGAAACGGCACGACGGAAAAACTTGATATCTTCTTTCTTCGGAATCACCTGATCGCTGCCCGGCTTGATTTCGCAAATCATGTCGGCATCGGCGAGCAAAGCCTTGGACTTCTGCTGGAGGGCAAGGAAGTTCGGTTCGGTGCTCTTGCGGATGTTTTCCATGTTGAACGGGCTTCTGGCTTTCAGGCCCTTGAGCGCACCACGGATAACAAAAAATAAAGCGACGACCACGACCAGGATAATCAGGTAGGGCCAGTTGTTTGCTAAAAAGTCTAACATAATCACCTCAATTTGGTGCCTCAAATATAGCAATTTTTATGAGTTTCGCCAAAACCGCATGCGAATGCCTTTTGTATCTTTGATTCGTGAAATTTTTTGTGAAGACTTTTTTGTTGGCGGGGCTCGTTTCTGCCTTTGCATCTGCAAATGCCGCAGAGTCGGATTCGCTGCGTGTGGATTCCGACCTGTGCAGCGATGGTGCAAAAATCGAATCGATTGAGTTTGAAGGCCTGGAACATACGAAGCCTCGTGTGGTGTGGCGCGAACTTACGCACAAGGTTGGGGGCACTTTTTCACAGAAGGCTTTTGAATCGGAGAAGCTTCGCCTCCAAGACTTGGACCTCTTTACGGATATTTACGTTTCTTGTAAAAATGGAAACGTCGTTTATAATTTCAAAGAAATCTTCCGTTGGATTCCATCGCCGGATAGCAAGACAACTGACCGCGATGGTCTTATGCTTGGACTTGCGCTTGCGAACCTGAATGTGCTTGGCGAAGACATTCGTGCCGAAGTGCACTACCGCACGGCTATCGATCCGTTCTTTGAAAATAACGAGTATGCCTTTTACGCGAGTTCGCCATATTTGTTTGGCATCCCGCTTGGTTGGAATATTGATTTTACGCGAACCGATAGCTGGGACGATCTCCGTGAATTCAAGGACGCGAGTTGGTTGTTGAGTTTGGACTTGAATTGGAAATTTGTTCCGCATTATTCGCTTTTAGGAAAGTTGACTTATCGCTATCTTGAAAAAGGACCTGGCGTGCTACCGGAATTTGGGCTTGGCTTTGCCGTGGACTACCGCGATAGCGAACTCGATACCCGCAAGGGAATTTATTTTGAAAGCGATGTGACGCATGTGGGCGTTGGCGGAAAGCGCGGCGAAAATTTTGTCGAATTCTTGGAAGATGCTCGCGCTTACTATTCGATCGGTCGTTTTGTTACGGGGGCAACAGCGCTTGTTCGTTTGCGTCCGGGCGATGTAAAGCGCTATGATTATTTCTATCATGGCGGTACAAACTCTTTCCGTGGTCTTAACAGTCCGGATGCGGAGCATTTGGGCGTTCATGAAATGCTCTTGAATCTTGAAGAGCGTTTTGTGCTGTTGGAACGCCGTTCGGCATCGCTGTGGGGAATTAACTTCTTTTACGGAATCCAGCTGGTGGCAGGTTTTGATGCAAGCGTGCTTTGGGACAAGGGGGCTCCTGGTTGGAAAAATTACGAAGGGGCTGTCTATGGTGGTTTGCACATCGTAATCCCTGCGCTTGACCGAATCCGTTTTGAAGTTGGCTACAGCCCCGATACGGGAAAACCGAAGTTTAGTTGGGGTATCTTGGGCAAAACGACAACGCAGCGCTGGCGGAGTAGGTAATTCGGTTTTGAATATACTTTGGTAAAAAAAGACTTTACAATTTCCGAATAAATACTAAATTAGGGATTATATTTGTAATAAAAAGATAATGAGGCTCAATGTGGGCCGACGGAGAATAAATGGCAATAAACTACTTGGATCTTCCAATTGGACGCAAGTATCCTTACGAAGTGGACTGCGTCGTGGAAATCGGCAAAGACACGAACTTGAAGTATGAATATGACGAACGCTTGCATGTGTTCCGTCTTGACCGTTGTCTTTTGAGCTCTATGAGCTACCCTTGCACGTATGGTTTTATCCCGAGCACCAAGGCTGACGATGGTGATGCTTTGGATATGCTCATTTACAGCCCGGCATCTATGATTACGGGTACGGTTTGTACGTGCCGCGTGATTGGCGCACTTGACATGACCGATGGTGGCAAAAAGGACTACAAGGTTTTGGGCGTGCCGGTGTTTAACCCGCGTCCGTTCTGCGACATTACTGACGTGGACCAGATGTTCCTCCGCATTACGAAGAACTTCTTCCAGAACTACAAGGAACTGGAAGGCAAGGACGTACAAATTGGTGAATGGAAGGATGCCGCTTTTGCCCGTGAAAAGGTGATTGCCGCTCACAAGGCCTACTTTCAGAACCAAGTCCAGGTGCCGGAATCCTGCTACCAGGAACCCGAACATGATGAAAAAATAACGGCTGAGGAGTTGATATAAGCCGAGAGTCGCGGGAGACCGCTTGCGGGCTCACATGACCGAGGCGCAATATCTAGAAAAACAACGAAGTTGTTTTTTATTTATCTAAAGTCTTGGAATTTGCGCATTATAGAATTTATCTATGGTCCTGCCTGCTTGGCGGGACCATTAAATTTTTTTATCAAAATGTTTGTTTTGTTACAAAATATTTAATATATTATTTTTGTTGTAACAATTAAAGTATAATGAGGTCATATGAATAAGCTTGTGCTTACTTGCGCCATGTCGTTGATGCTCCTTAGCACATCTGCAATGGCTTTGACGATTAACATCAATCCGAAGAAGGAGGAAAAATCTAATACCGTGTCTCCTCCTCCGCCACCTCCGTCTCAGGTTGTTTCTACAAACACGTCGACGATTACTTGCAGGTTTGCAGAACCGAAGTGCGACCGTCATGACAGAATTCATGCTGAACGTTATAGAAACGATCAGAAGATGTACAGCCGTGGCGAATGCTATCGTGGCGATAAGGAACGCAAGTTCGATTTCTATTGCGACAATGGTGAAGTCTGGATGCAGATTGATTACCGCCGTGACCGCGCTGAAGAAATCAAGTGCATGGACCCGAAGCGTCATAAGTTCTATACGGTAAACAGCGTTCGCGAATGCGAAAAGACTCGCCATAACGTCGATCGTCCGGATGCGTCGCCGCTGCATAAGCAGAATGTTGACCGTGCTCATGACCGCAATCGTCATGGCTATCGTGACTAACTTTGCGTAAAAGTTTAGCGAACGTCTGCTCGCTTGCTGAAATTAAAAAGCCTCTCGCTTAAAGCGGGAGGCTGAATTTTTTGTTAAGGAGATTCCCGCTCGGAGGCGGGAATGACAATGCTGGCTTAGCCCTTGTAACCCTTGGGGTTGTTCTTTTGCCAGTTCCAAGCGTCGCGGCACATTTCTTCGATGCCGTACTGGGCCTTCCAACCGAGCTCGTCGAATGCCTTTTGCGGGTTGCAGTAGCAAGTGGCGATGTCGCCTGCGCGACGCGGCTTGATGCTGTACGGAATCTTGACGTTGTTGACTTTTTCGAATGCTTTTACGACATCGAGCACGGAGTAGCCGTGACCTGTACCCAAGTTATAAATGGCGAGGCCGCACTTGCGTTCGATAGCCTTGAGTGCGCTCACGTGGCCAGAAGCGAGGTCGCAAACGTGTATGTAGTCGCGGACGCCGGTGCCATCCGGGGTGTCATAGTCGTTGCCGAACACGCCGAGTTCCTTGCGGAGGCCGACTGCGGTCTGCGTGATGTAAGGCATTAAGTTGTTTGGAATGCCGTTCGGGTCTTCGCCGATGCGTCCGCTCGGGTGTGCACCAATCGGGTTGAAGTAACGGAGCAAAACGATGTTCCATTCCGGATCAGCCTTTTGCACGTCGCGGAGGACTTCTTCGAGCATGGACTTCGTCTGTCCGTAGGGGTTGGTGCATTGGCCCTTAGGGCAAGCTTCGGTAATAGGGATTTGAGCCGGGTTACCGTAAACGGTTGCCGAAGAACTGAAAATGAGATTCTTGCAGCCGTGATTACGCATGGCGTGGAGCAACACGAAAGTGGCGTTCATGTTGTTTTCGTAGTATTCGAGTGGCTTCGCGACGGATTCACCGACAGCCTTGAGACCTGCAAAGTGGATGCAGGCGTCAAACTTGTTTTCGCTGAAAATCTTGTCCATGGCGGCAGCGTCACGGACATCGGCCTTGACGAACGGAATGGGGGAGCCGACAAGCTCTGCTACGCGGCGGAGCGATTCATTGCTTGAGTTTACAAGGTTATCGACGACGACAACGGAATGACCTGCTTTGTAGAGTTCGATGATGGTGTGGCTACCGATATAACCTGCGCCACCCATAACAGCTATTTTCATGTCTGCTCCAATGATAAAAGTTCGGTGCATAATATACGAAATTTTTAGATTGTAGGCATGAACGATTACTACCAATTTGCGATACTTTCTGCAGTTGTTTTGGCTGTTTATGCCTTTTTGTATTTCGTAGTGCATCCGCTTGCGAAATGGATTGCCATAAAGACTCCGAACAAGTTTGATGACTTGCTTGTGAAAAAGAAAGTGATTTCTCGTGCGCTCTTTTTTGTGCCGGTTATTATTTTAGTGCAGTCGTTCCCGTATGTGATTGCTAAAGAGCATTGGCTTTACGACTTTTGCGAACATATCGGAAATATTTTATTCACGGTAGCGGCGTTCTTGCTCGCGAGTGCGGTGCTCGATGTCATTGAAAGCCTAAATGAACGCAATGTGAAAATGAAGCTGCGCCCGATGCGTGGCATTTTCCAGGCCATTAAACTTGCAATGTTCTGCGTGGCGACGATTCTGGTGGCATCACAGATTGTGAATAAAAGTCCGGTGATTATTTTGTCGACACTTGGTGCCATGGCGACTGTCTTGTTATTGGTTTTCAGGGACTCGATTCTGGGATTGGTCTCTGGAATCCAGATAAACTTGTCGGACCTCTTGCGCAAGGGCGACTGGATTGAAATTGAACGCCACCATGCTGATGGCTCGGTCATTGACATTACGCTTACATCTGTGAAAGTACGTAACTGGGACAATACGGTTTCAGTGATTCCGGCGTACGACTTGATTACCAATTCTTTCCGTAATTGGCGCGGTATGCAGGAATCGGGCGGTCGCCGCATCAAGCGTTCGCTTTTTATTGACCAGCAGAGCATCCGCTTTTTGACGCCTGAAGAAATTGAAAAGTTCATGAAGATTGATGTGCTGCGCCCGTACTTGGAACAAAAGCTGGATGAAATCGGTGAAAATTCTGGCGTGTCGGAAAACGTCACTGTGACAAAACTGAATGGTCGCCATTTGACAAACATCGGAACGTTCAGGGCTTATTGCACGGCGTATCTCCGCAGCCGTAAGACGATTGCTCAAGACATGACGCTCATGACGCGTCAGCTTGCGCCAACGCCGACGGGGCTCCCGCTTGAAATCTATGCGTTTGCCAATACGGTGGAATGGATAGAATACGAAAATATTCAGTCCGATATTTTTGATTTTCTGATTGCATCGCTCCCGGAATTTGGGCTTTCGCTGTACCAGTATGCAAACCGCGTGCCGTAATTTTTTTCTACATTCGTCAATATGGATATTAATGAATGGCGCATTCGCATTGACGAACTTAATGATGAACTGATGTCGCTCCTCAACAAGAGGGCTACATACGCTGCTGAAATTGGGAAAATCAAGAAACAGAAAGGTTTGCCCGTTTTTGATGAAGGTCGCGAACAGTCTGTCTTGAATTTGGTCGCCGAGAAGGCCGCAAAGGCCGGTGGCCCGCTTTCTCCGGAATCGTTCCAGAATATTTTCCGTGTCATCATGGAAGAAACTCGCAAGGTGGAAGAATAATGGTTGCCCGCATTACTATGGTGGG
The DNA window shown above is from Fibrobacter sp. UWB2 and carries:
- a CDS encoding ATP-dependent helicase C-terminal domain-containing protein; the encoded protein is MRTYKDLAIAEEEQKLVDAVNKTNNLLVEAPTGSGKSLYIPWFLSNHFSGRIVVLQPRRIAALALAQYSAKLHNEPCGKTVGYQFRQDSCKSSATRILFQTYGNFLQELLHGKMNAEWVIFDEYHERKADMDLLFAYLLKLQAASQTSGSESIKAPRIAVMSAKLNREEMEQALGVKCLELGHPLYPVQILHQKPAAGTNISAGQGIESEVVRALRTLYRNNVWQTTLVFLPGKAEIAKCHTAASEALGDNIAEFLELYGGQDRETQDRIFEETERPRVIFTTNIAETSITVPNVTGVVDSGIERVSEYDDSEKVNVLRTLPISLQNAIQRSGRSGRTQNGCAIRLWTEDAEKHMPQGIVPEVLQIEPSELLLQKAALEDSWALSPNGSRVTIDDDVIASPKGAKQSQIKLPTAIPEAREKVATAMLEKFGMLQDGRITELGKRAIQTPISNIPLALILAKATCAADLPDLLLAAMAWIHSGTEFVQKSKNTLNLLTLASDTLSKAINVPREVSFTLKQLRDFRDTLKETSARPSPKKSEALSSHFIAQQLLAAFPDALATPSGNVYKLSNGNTIRLQVSEPPYALLALSMLRTGGGSKSELRVSLYAPVPKELLGGESDIIRYELLWRSGQERFIGVEIHESESPNGDVRETSRKEILPQEASPKILEKLKELTAEAWRDKLEKENWSGRYLTENLHTLLIKMRLAAKLYPEYGLPEFNEEDMELIFNELTDGIFLLRDINEDRYRNIVEDYFGKSMLAWLQKTFPDHYVLPNGKRARYSYQAVATADEQSSGKIVQSADGVLVEISARIEDFMQLRGEHKIADGKLKVRYDILAPNFRTIQKTWDLTSFWQNTYAEVRKELRGRYPKHPWPESVM
- a CDS encoding BamA/TamA family outer membrane protein; this encodes MKTFLLAGLVSAFASANAAESDSLRVDSDLCSDGAKIESIEFEGLEHTKPRVVWRELTHKVGGTFSQKAFESEKLRLQDLDLFTDIYVSCKNGNVVYNFKEIFRWIPSPDSKTTDRDGLMLGLALANLNVLGEDIRAEVHYRTAIDPFFENNEYAFYASSPYLFGIPLGWNIDFTRTDSWDDLREFKDASWLLSLDLNWKFVPHYSLLGKLTYRYLEKGPGVLPEFGLGFAVDYRDSELDTRKGIYFESDVTHVGVGGKRGENFVEFLEDARAYYSIGRFVTGATALVRLRPGDVKRYDYFYHGGTNSFRGLNSPDAEHLGVHEMLLNLEERFVLLERRSASLWGINFFYGIQLVAGFDASVLWDKGAPGWKNYEGAVYGGLHIVIPALDRIRFEVGYSPDTGKPKFSWGILGKTTTQRWRSR
- a CDS encoding inorganic diphosphatase, which encodes MAINYLDLPIGRKYPYEVDCVVEIGKDTNLKYEYDERLHVFRLDRCLLSSMSYPCTYGFIPSTKADDGDALDMLIYSPASMITGTVCTCRVIGALDMTDGGKKDYKVLGVPVFNPRPFCDITDVDQMFLRITKNFFQNYKELEGKDVQIGEWKDAAFAREKVIAAHKAYFQNQVQVPESCYQEPEHDEKITAEELI
- the galE gene encoding UDP-glucose 4-epimerase GalE; protein product: MKIAVMGGAGYIGSHTIIELYKAGHSVVVVDNLVNSSNESLRRVAELVGSPIPFVKADVRDAAAMDKIFSENKFDACIHFAGLKAVGESVAKPLEYYENNMNATFVLLHAMRNHGCKNLIFSSSATVYGNPAQIPITEACPKGQCTNPYGQTKSMLEEVLRDVQKADPEWNIVLLRYFNPIGAHPSGRIGEDPNGIPNNLMPYITQTAVGLRKELGVFGNDYDTPDGTGVRDYIHVCDLASGHVSALKAIERKCGLAIYNLGTGHGYSVLDVVKAFEKVNNVKIPYSIKPRRAGDIATCYCNPQKAFDELGWKAQYGIEEMCRDAWNWQKNNPKGYKG
- a CDS encoding mechanosensitive ion channel family protein, encoding MNDYYQFAILSAVVLAVYAFLYFVVHPLAKWIAIKTPNKFDDLLVKKKVISRALFFVPVIILVQSFPYVIAKEHWLYDFCEHIGNILFTVAAFLLASAVLDVIESLNERNVKMKLRPMRGIFQAIKLAMFCVATILVASQIVNKSPVIILSTLGAMATVLLLVFRDSILGLVSGIQINLSDLLRKGDWIEIERHHADGSVIDITLTSVKVRNWDNTVSVIPAYDLITNSFRNWRGMQESGGRRIKRSLFIDQQSIRFLTPEEIEKFMKIDVLRPYLEQKLDEIGENSGVSENVTVTKLNGRHLTNIGTFRAYCTAYLRSRKTIAQDMTLMTRQLAPTPTGLPLEIYAFANTVEWIEYENIQSDIFDFLIASLPEFGLSLYQYANRVP
- a CDS encoding chorismate mutase, whose product is MDINEWRIRIDELNDELMSLLNKRATYAAEIGKIKKQKGLPVFDEGREQSVLNLVAEKAAKAGGPLSPESFQNIFRVIMEETRKVEE